From a single Lewinella sp. LCG006 genomic region:
- a CDS encoding ABC transporter permease: MNLLRLSWKNLTFKPLSTLLSIVLFALGVGLVALLFLLQKQVEDNFEKNLAGIDLVIGAKGSPLQLILSSMYHLDAPTGNISIAEVKPFLNPKHPLIETSIPLSLGDSYRTFRIVGTTPNILDFYGVSLASGKAWAQNFEVVIGNTVAQKLGLTLGATFSSSHGFLEDENLGHEHTAFKVVGILATSGTVLDQLILTTNQSYWLTHEHDAASEAAPTEEDHADHDHADHDHDHASPSAIVPSLLEEPGEKEITALLIKFKGRNFQALNMQRSINENTDLQAATPAIEINRLYSLMDTGEKALRILAFVIIFVSGLSIFISLFASLKERQYELALLRVMGGSRGTLFTLIILEGLLLALLGCVFGLLLSHGGMQLFAGALEKAYGYTFSGWTFLPQEWYLVGGSLLLGLVAAILPAIKASRTDISETLLKG; the protein is encoded by the coding sequence ATGAACCTGCTACGACTAAGTTGGAAAAACCTGACTTTCAAGCCCCTCTCTACCCTGCTGAGCATTGTGCTCTTCGCCTTGGGTGTCGGGCTGGTGGCCTTGCTTTTTTTATTGCAAAAGCAGGTAGAAGATAATTTCGAAAAAAACCTGGCGGGGATTGACCTCGTCATTGGTGCCAAAGGAAGCCCGCTGCAGCTGATTCTCAGCAGCATGTATCACCTCGACGCGCCTACGGGAAATATCAGTATCGCGGAAGTAAAGCCATTCCTCAACCCCAAGCACCCGCTCATCGAAACGTCTATTCCGCTTTCTTTGGGCGACAGCTACCGCACTTTTCGTATCGTCGGCACCACACCAAATATCCTCGATTTTTATGGCGTAAGCCTGGCCAGTGGCAAAGCCTGGGCGCAGAATTTTGAGGTAGTGATTGGCAATACCGTTGCGCAAAAATTAGGGCTCACCCTGGGCGCCACTTTTAGCAGTTCGCACGGCTTCCTCGAAGACGAAAACCTGGGGCATGAACATACGGCTTTCAAAGTAGTGGGCATTTTAGCCACCAGTGGCACCGTACTCGATCAGCTCATCCTCACGACCAACCAAAGTTACTGGCTCACCCACGAGCACGATGCAGCCAGCGAAGCAGCCCCCACGGAGGAGGACCACGCTGATCATGATCACGCCGATCACGATCACGATCATGCATCCCCTTCGGCAATCGTGCCGAGCCTCTTGGAAGAACCTGGTGAAAAAGAAATTACAGCCTTGCTGATCAAGTTCAAGGGTCGCAATTTTCAGGCCCTCAACATGCAGCGTAGCATCAACGAAAACACCGACCTGCAAGCCGCTACACCTGCTATCGAAATCAACCGCCTCTACAGCCTGATGGATACGGGGGAAAAAGCCTTGCGCATCTTGGCTTTCGTGATCATTTTCGTGTCGGGCTTGAGTATTTTCATTTCCTTGTTCGCTTCACTCAAAGAACGGCAGTACGAACTGGCCTTACTGCGGGTGATGGGCGGGAGCCGAGGTACCTTATTCACCCTCATCATTTTAGAGGGCTTACTCTTGGCCTTACTCGGCTGTGTGTTTGGTCTGTTGTTGAGTCACGGAGGCATGCAACTCTTCGCCGGAGCACTGGAAAAAGCTTACGGCTACACCTTCTCTGGCTGGACGTTTCTACCCCAGGAATGGTACCTGGTGGGAGGATCACTCTTGTTGGGCTTGGTAGCAGCCATTTTGCCCGCCATCAAAGCCAGCAGGACGGATATTTCGGAGACTTTGCTAAAGGGGTAG
- a CDS encoding asparagine synthetase B — protein sequence MAIIFGNNSPDQRILHQQYEVLKTRGSDTRHVLAQGAWHLGVGINESDAQQAPSSGYYQQDGCGIVVAGEVLTTTLSPLSAAELWRLFQDQGIAFVKQLHGAFVLAIVARDVLYLVRDAAGQRTVYYQLEEGVFTFAIETKGVKVGGLAPAALYLPALFQYLSYSFVPLEHTLLKGVKELRAGCYVKFRHGDPEVQQDDFFTLTDIPKSERQDLPYWSQRLRKEIDEDIQQKLQHKEEVGVFLSGGLDSSIIAARVAQLHHRPIHTFSIHFGKKYPNENAFAKLVADRYQTIHHEVEIKPQHFARRLPEIIRHLDEPSGDPITAPNFELARYAREHVACIFNGEGGDPCFGGPKNMSMLLHHWYGEPVSRERAYLASYRRGYQHLEQILLPEIFAQLDPVADLERILTPYFEVPGLSFLDKLMRINIKLKGAHLILPKVERMLGAHGFVPYAPLFSKKIIASSMEMPSNLKLYQGIEKYILKVAFAEDVPDAIIKRPKSGMRVPVRYWFQGELRRMAKQRLREDRIREGGIFEPKAIKELLAYDRESGLDRHGLLLWMLLTFELWREQNLIVRGT from the coding sequence ATGGCAATCATTTTCGGCAATAATTCCCCTGATCAGCGTATACTGCACCAACAGTATGAAGTACTGAAGACCAGAGGAAGCGACACCAGACACGTACTCGCACAGGGTGCATGGCACCTCGGAGTGGGTATCAACGAAAGCGATGCCCAGCAGGCGCCAAGCAGTGGCTATTACCAGCAAGATGGCTGCGGTATTGTGGTTGCCGGAGAGGTATTGACAACAACCCTTTCCCCTTTGTCAGCTGCTGAGTTGTGGCGTTTGTTTCAAGATCAAGGCATCGCTTTTGTCAAGCAACTGCACGGAGCTTTTGTGTTGGCTATTGTGGCCCGTGACGTCCTTTATCTGGTACGCGATGCCGCTGGACAACGAACGGTTTACTATCAACTGGAAGAAGGTGTATTCACTTTTGCGATTGAAACCAAGGGCGTGAAAGTGGGAGGACTGGCACCTGCTGCTTTGTATTTACCCGCCTTGTTTCAATACCTGTCCTACAGCTTCGTGCCGCTGGAGCATACTTTATTGAAGGGCGTGAAGGAATTACGGGCAGGGTGCTATGTTAAATTTCGCCATGGCGATCCAGAAGTCCAACAGGATGATTTTTTCACCCTTACTGATATTCCAAAATCCGAGCGCCAAGACCTGCCCTACTGGTCACAACGCTTACGCAAGGAAATAGATGAAGACATTCAGCAGAAGCTACAGCATAAAGAAGAAGTAGGTGTATTTCTTTCTGGAGGATTGGATTCCAGTATTATTGCAGCACGTGTGGCGCAGCTTCACCATCGTCCTATCCACACCTTTTCCATTCATTTTGGTAAGAAATATCCCAATGAGAATGCTTTCGCGAAGCTGGTGGCCGATCGCTATCAGACTATCCACCACGAGGTAGAAATAAAGCCCCAGCATTTTGCTCGACGTCTGCCAGAGATCATCCGCCATCTTGACGAACCTAGTGGCGACCCCATCACGGCACCGAATTTTGAGCTGGCGCGTTACGCAAGGGAGCACGTAGCATGTATTTTCAATGGCGAAGGTGGTGACCCTTGTTTCGGAGGCCCAAAGAACATGTCCATGCTTTTGCACCATTGGTACGGCGAGCCCGTATCACGAGAACGGGCTTATTTGGCTTCCTACCGACGAGGTTACCAGCACCTGGAGCAAATCTTACTACCTGAGATTTTCGCGCAACTCGACCCAGTAGCGGATCTGGAACGCATACTGACGCCTTATTTTGAGGTGCCAGGCTTGTCTTTTTTGGATAAACTGATGCGGATCAACATCAAGCTCAAAGGCGCTCACCTGATCTTGCCAAAAGTAGAGCGGATGCTGGGGGCTCACGGGTTTGTGCCCTATGCTCCCTTGTTTAGCAAAAAAATAATTGCGAGCAGTATGGAAATGCCTTCCAATTTGAAACTGTATCAAGGAATTGAAAAATACATCCTGAAAGTGGCTTTCGCCGAAGATGTACCCGATGCCATCATCAAGCGCCCCAAGAGTGGCATGAGGGTGCCCGTTCGGTACTGGTTTCAGGGCGAACTGCGACGCATGGCCAAACAGCGTTTGAGGGAGGACCGCATCCGAGAAGGCGGCATTTTCGAACCCAAGGCGATAAAAGAGCTTTTGGCCTATGACCGCGAAAGCGGCCTCGACCGCCACGGCTTGTTGCTTTGGATGTTATTGACTTTTGAGCTTTGGCGGGAGCAAAATCTCATAGTACGAGGTACTTAG
- a CDS encoding ABC transporter ATP-binding protein, with product MLSTHNVSFSFDSAGGTSLKFPDIVCQTGEHWLLLGQSGSGKTTLLHLLAGLRTPLSGHIKVNDTVLNQLSGAKLDQFRGKEIGVIFQQSHFLRALTVGENLALARQLVGLPADSNKIKTLLEQLNIGHKLHALPSELSVGEQQRVAIARALVNDPTVILADEPTSALDDINTEQVVELLKTQAKAANATLLVVTHDNRLKNIFDQQIEL from the coding sequence ATGCTAAGCACCCACAACGTCAGCTTTTCTTTTGATTCCGCCGGGGGCACGTCCTTAAAGTTCCCGGATATCGTCTGCCAGACAGGGGAGCATTGGCTCCTCTTGGGGCAGTCGGGTAGTGGCAAAACGACTTTGCTACACTTGCTAGCCGGCTTGCGCACTCCACTCAGTGGCCATATCAAAGTGAATGATACGGTCCTCAATCAATTATCGGGAGCGAAGCTGGATCAATTTCGAGGGAAGGAGATTGGCGTCATTTTTCAACAATCGCATTTCTTACGGGCACTGACCGTAGGCGAAAACCTCGCACTGGCCCGACAATTGGTGGGACTACCCGCTGATAGCAACAAGATCAAAACCTTGCTGGAGCAGCTCAACATTGGACACAAGCTCCATGCACTCCCTAGTGAACTCAGCGTTGGAGAACAACAACGGGTCGCCATTGCTCGTGCCCTGGTCAATGACCCTACCGTGATTCTGGCCGATGAACCGACCTCTGCATTAGATGATATAAATACCGAGCAGGTGGTGGAGCTCCTCAAAACCCAAGCGAAAGCGGCCAATGCTACGCTGTTGGTGGTCACGCACGACAACCGTCTGAAAAACATCTTTGACCAACAAATCGAGTTATGA
- a CDS encoding cupin domain-containing protein: protein MLAKNNFIPLANSALSFEIEHGNQLVTMAIWQGGVLKVTTRNQDQSTWGYIATGTAQLSTKSGDFVLQAGMYFSADQEVTLRGNGTGLLITQTGQKAFFHLGGPVEEKGRLRYIDGCTDSLLVPPVIKGDACLNLLHIPPHTFQSQHTHPSLRAGIIVSGSGECMTPEGSHSLYPGLSFVIPAGGQHSFKTGDEALRVIAFHPDSDFGPTHEEHPMINRTYLTHEVS from the coding sequence ATGCTTGCTAAGAATAATTTTATACCCCTCGCGAATAGCGCTTTGTCTTTTGAAATAGAGCACGGAAACCAACTGGTAACGATGGCGATTTGGCAGGGTGGAGTACTCAAGGTAACAACCCGCAACCAAGACCAAAGTACCTGGGGGTATATTGCTACAGGGACCGCTCAGTTAAGCACTAAAAGTGGTGATTTTGTGCTTCAGGCAGGCATGTATTTTTCAGCTGATCAGGAGGTGACTTTGAGGGGAAATGGCACCGGTTTGTTGATTACCCAAACCGGACAAAAGGCCTTCTTTCATCTTGGTGGACCTGTAGAAGAGAAAGGCCGCTTGCGCTATATTGATGGTTGTACAGATTCTTTGCTCGTCCCTCCTGTTATCAAGGGGGATGCTTGCTTGAATTTGCTGCATATTCCTCCACATACTTTCCAGAGTCAGCATACGCATCCGTCTTTACGGGCGGGAATCATCGTCAGTGGATCGGGGGAATGTATGACGCCCGAAGGCAGCCATTCTTTGTATCCTGGCTTGTCTTTTGTCATTCCGGCAGGCGGGCAGCATAGTTTTAAGACCGGTGACGAGGCACTGCGTGTCATTGCTTTCCACCCTGATTCTGATTTTGGGCCTACCCACGAAGAACACCCTATGATCAACAGAACCTACCTGACCCATGAAGTGTCCTAA
- a CDS encoding muconolactone Delta-isomerase family protein, with amino-acid sequence MKNAYMVEFELPEEFTEEFMALIPRQRFMINQMLADGIIQNYSLSLDRSRLWAVMVAESEFALMEEIERMPLIDYMVPDISQLMFHNSSMEVMQFSLN; translated from the coding sequence ATGAAAAATGCATACATGGTGGAGTTTGAACTCCCGGAAGAATTTACAGAAGAATTTATGGCACTCATCCCTCGTCAAAGGTTTATGATCAACCAGATGCTGGCCGATGGAATTATTCAAAACTACAGTCTCTCCCTGGACCGTTCTCGCCTCTGGGCAGTGATGGTTGCGGAAAGTGAATTTGCACTCATGGAAGAAATTGAACGGATGCCACTGATTGATTATATGGTGCCCGATATTTCCCAATTGATGTTCCACAACTCCTCCATGGAGGTTATGCAGTTTTCGCTGAACTGA